A stretch of DNA from Armatimonadota bacterium:
TCCATTCGAAGGATGCGTTTTATTTGGCGGCCAGTTTCACGAAGTCCTTGGCCTGTAAGTGGCCGCCATGTTGGTGATGGTTGCGAGGCATGAGATTGAAGACCGGTTGTCTTTTCTTCGATTTGGCTGTTATCTGCAATATAAAGTTCCCAAACGCCAGAGGAACTTTTCTTGCTACGCCCTCGAATAACGCGGTATACGTCATCACCAAGTTGGAAATCAAAAACAACTCGCATCTCATCTGAACCAAGGCGGATTAGTTCATCGTCTGAGGCGCGAGCTTCTCCCCAAAGCGCCCAAGTAATTGCATCGAGGAGTGCAGATTTACCATTGCCGTTGTCGCCAGAGAGGCAAGCGATGTGGATACCCCGCAAGACAAGAGGCGTCACATTTTCGCCGTAAGACATAAAGTTTCGAAGTTCTAATCTAAGTGGAATCATGGTTTCACCTCTGGCATTTGTCAGCTTACTGTATATATTTTTCTGATTTGACTGCCTTTATGTTATGCTTTCTTCCGCTATTAGTTCTTGAATCAACGGCCGAGCGTAATCCATTAATTCGGCCTTACGTTTTCGGTAATCTTCTCTTGTCTCGAAGTACATTTCAAGCGCCCTAAGAGGATCGAGTGATTCCGTTAATAGTTTATTTCGGATGGTTTCCTTGTCGCGAATAATGCGTTTTGTTATAGGCAAAACGTAGAATGCAGGGGAAAGCGCTCTTTGGATGTCCGAATCGCGGACAAAAGGTAGTTTGTTAGCGGAGATGTGATAAATCAACTTGACAACAGCATCGTCTATCCGCTTTGAGGAAATTTCGTCGAGAATGCGTTGGGTTGGGTTATCAACATCTGCATCCACTTCAATTTCGACAAATCTCCTCGCTGGCACACTGACAAACTCATAAGATGCGGATCCTTTCTCAACCTCGACGATAACGATTCCCTTTTCCTCATCCTTCTCACTGAAGTCTATGCGCTCAATGCTTCCACAATAGACTACAGGCGGATGCCCCCTCTTGTTTAAATCCTGATGTTTGTGGATGTGTCCCATTGCTACATAGTCGAAAGCAGGATTTGCGACTGCGCTTACCAGCAACTCGGGCTCAGCAACGTTTAAATAGGAGCTTTGGGAACTGACTTTTGAATTTTTTATCCAGAAATGGCCTAATAAGACAGAAGGGATAGATGGGTTTAACTGCCGAGCCAAATAAGCAATGTAGTCGGTATACTTTCTTACCATCAAATCAGTGGTTTCTTCTATGGAAAGATTGCGCGTTTCTTCGCGTGAGAGAACATTGCTTCTTAAAAGGTATGGCATTGCGGCTATCTGAATTGGTCCAGCAGTGGTTTCAACAAGAAGGATTTCTGGTTTACTAAGCACATGCACGTTCTTCACACCAATCGTGCGATATATTTCGATTGCATTTGCACGAGCTCTGGAGTTAGGCAAATCGTGGTTGCCCGTAAGCATTACGATTGGCAGTCCTGCGTCGGTAAGTCGTCGGATGCACGAGGCAAACTCTCGCTGGTGTGTTTGGTTTGGATCTCTAGATTTGTATGCATCCCCAGCAAAGAGCGCTAAATTCACTCCTGCTTCGAGTGCTTTGTCAATTGCCGCGTTAAGGGATCGCGAAAAGTCTGTGAGGCGAGAGTTAAGGCCTGTCTCTGGGTCAATTTTTCCATAGTTCTCGATGCCGAGGTGGACATCACCGAAGTGCATTATCTTGATTTTGCTCATTATTCTCGCACCGCCCAAAGCGTGGTTTTGTCGGTTATTTTAAGGTAATTTTTTGGAATTTTGCTAAAAATTGTTGCGCTTGCAAATAGATAACAGTTAAAAATGCTTGAGAAAGGCATCACAAAACAGCTTCAGTGAGCTGTCTCTTAGTACAATAATAACATGAAACTTTGGTGTTTTCTATATCAATCTTCATCTTATGCAACTAGTTGCATACTTGATAAAACAATGGAGAAGTTTGTAAACAGCTAACGATGGGAACATTACTCCTAAAAACAATTTTAGGAGTAACTATCATGGAGATACTCGTTTTATTTGATAGCAAGGGCGGAAATGTATATGAGCTAGCCAAAGCCATCGCTGAGGGCATTGAGCAAGTGGAAGATGTAAAAGCACGCATGCGATGGGTTAAAGAGACGACTCCGATGGAGGTAATTCGGGCAAACGAGATTTGGTCTAAATTCTACGACTTCAAATCAAATGAAATAACCCAAGCTACTCTTGATGATTTGGTTGAAACGGAGGGTCTAGCACTGGGTTGTCCAACTAGGTTTGGGAATGTATCACCTGCAATGGGCAATTTTCTCGAATCTACAGGTCCACTGTGGTCAAAAGGTGTGCTTGTGGGAAAGGTTGCTGGTGTATTTACAAGCACGAGCACGATGCATGGCGGGAATGAAGCAACCCTAATTACTATGATGGTTCCACTTATGCATTTGGGGTATATAATTGTGCCCATGGGATATGTGGAACCGAATGTTGCGTCAACTGACAGAGGTGGTACTCCTTATGGTCCTTCGTCAGTCTCGGGTCTTGGAGAACCGACTCCAACTGAAAAGGAATTATCGATTGCGCGAGCGTTTGGTAGGAGGCTAGCAGAAACCACAAAAAAGCTGAGGTCCTGATATGACACTGGTCACAAGCAAAGAGATTGTTACGAAAGCATTGGCAGGACATTATGCGGTAGGTGCGTTCAATGCCGTAAACATGGAAACCGCACAAGCAATAATCGGTGCAGGTGTTGCGGAAAACAGCCCTCTTATCATGCAGGTTACCCAAACTACTTTGAATTATACAGACCCTGAGGAATTGGCGGCATTAATGAAAGTCCTGATAGATCGCGTAAATATCCCTGTTGCCCTTCATCTTGATCATGGGCGGACGTTTGAGATTGTAATGAAGTTTCTAAGGCTTGGATTTACTTCAGTGATGATTGACGGTTCGTTGCAGCCTGATGGGAAGACGCCGAGGACGTATGAAGAGAATGTAGAAGTAACCCGCAAGGTTGTCGAGGCAGCTCATGCAATTGGAGTGACGGTCGAGGGTGAGCTTGGTACTCTTGGGCAGATTGGTGAGGAAATCACTGATATTTCTGGAGCATTGACCGACCCAAATCAAGCAGCACGCTTCGTGGAAGATACTGGGGTTGACATGTTAGCTGTGTCTATTGGCACCACTCATGGTCTCTATCGAGGGACACCGTTTATTGATGTTGAGAGAGTAAAAGCAATTTCAGACAAAGTTGGCATCCCCCTTGTTATGCATGGCGGTTCATTTACTCCTGATGAAGATGTTCGTGCGGCGATTCGGTTTGGGATTGCTAAGGTAAATATTGATACAAATATCCGTGTAGCATTTTTCGAAGCCGTTCGAGACTGCATTGTCAAAATTGAGGCTGAGCATGAAGAAGCTGATAGAGCAGGCGTGCCACGTAAATATGATATTCGCAAAATACTCCAACCTGCAAGAACAGCAATGCAGGCAGTAATCGAGGATAGAATACGTGTTTTTGGAAGCTCAGGAAAGGCAGAATAAATTATGGCTATAAGCGAGAAACGAGCAATACTGACAAAAAATGAGCTAATCTCGATGTATAAAGAAATGCTTTTGATTCGCACTTTTGAAGAAAAGGCTGCCGAGATGTATACGAGGGGCAAAATTGGTGGTTTTCTCCATCTTTACTCAGGCCAAGAAGCTGTGGCGGTTGGTTTTATTTCTGCTTTGCGCCCGGATGATTACGTAATTGGCGCATATCGAGAACACGGCCAATGTATAGCGAAGGGCACTGATCCAAAATATGTTATGGCGGAGCTTTTTGGCAAAGTTACTGGTATTTCAAAGGGCAAGGGTGGTTCAATGCATCTTTTCGACATAGAGAAAGGTTTCCTGGGAGGACACGGAATAGTCGGTGGAGGTATGCCGCTTGCCGTTGGAGTTGGATTAGCAATTAAGTACAAGAAAGAGGACAAAGTGTGCATTTGCTTTTTCGGTGATGGTGCGGTAAACGAAGGAGCTTTTCATGAAGCTATGAATATGGTTGCTCTTTGGAAGCTTCCGGTCATCTATGTTCTGGAGAACAACCTATATGGAATGGGCACGCCAATATATAGAGCCTCCTCGATTCCTGACCTAATTCGACGTGCGTCTTGCTATGATATTGAACGTGAACAAGTAGATGGTATGGATGTTCTAGCAGTTAGAGATACAGCTGAAAGGTCGATAAGACTAGCGCGAGAACATAGCGAGCCACGCTTCATCGAGGCGATTACATATAGGTATAGGGGACATTCGGTTGCCGACCCGGGTCAGTATCGAACAAAAGAAGAGGTTGAGGAATGGCGAAAACGTGACCCTATTGTACGGATGGAAAAATATCTAAAAGATAACCTATTCATAACCGACGATGATTTAATCGCAATACGCGATGAGGTGAATGCTAAGGTTCAAGAGGCAGTGGACTTTGCTGAGTCTAGCCCATTTCCGCCGCCAGATGCCTTATATGAGGATGTGTACGCCTAAAGCTTATGGCTAAAGTTCGGTTTTGAAGTCAAGCAATATATTTAAGTTAAGTGCAGGAGAGCATTCAATGGCGCAGACAATTACTTACCGAGAAGCATTAAACCAAGCTCTGAGAGAAGAAATGAGGCGTGACTCAAATATCCTTGTGCTTGGTGAGGATGTTGCGGCGTATGGCGGCGCATTCAAGGTTACAGAGGGTCTGTTACAAGAATTCGGACCTGAGCGTGTTATCGATACCCCAATTTCTGAAGAAGCTATTGCTGGGACAGGTATTGGGGCGGCAATGGTGGGACTCAGACCTGTTGTAGAAATGATGACGATTAACTTTACAACATTGGCGATGGATCAAATAGTAAATCATGCTGTGAAACTCCGGTATATGTCGGGCGGTCAGATTAAAATACCATTGGTCATACGTGCTGCACAAGCGGCTGGGCTTCAACTTGGTGCCCAACATTCGCAAAATTTGGAATCTTGGTATGCTCATGTCCCGGGTCTTAAAGTGGTAGCGCCTTCGGTGCCAGCTGACGCAAAAGGCCTTCTGAAGAGCGCCATCCGAGATGGCAATCCTGTAATGTTCATCGAGCATGAAGCCCTATACAATGCAAAAGGCAATGTGCCGGATGGTGAGTACTTGACACCACTTGCTAAAGCGGAGGTAAAAAGGCAAGGCAAAGATGTGACTATTATTTCCTACCTAAGGACTTTAATTTTGGCTATGAAAGCAGCCGAGCATCTAGCAGATTTAGGAATTGATGCGGAAGTTGTGGATGTTCGCACCCTCAGGCCTCTTGATACAGAAACTATTGTGGGTTCGGTAAGGAAAACTCATCGTGCCGTTATTGTCGAAGAAGATTGGAAGTCGGTTGGAATGGGCGCAGAGATTTCAGCTCGAATTCTTGAAGGAGCTTTTGATTACCTTGACGCGCCAGTAATGCGAGTGGCGCTTGCCGAGGTACCGATGCCGTATTCGAAGCCGCTCGAACAGCTTGCTGTGCCATCGCAAGATGACATAGTAATGGCGGTAAGGCAAATCATGGGGAAGGCATAAAGAATTAAATGGGTGCAAATAAAGTTAATGGAGGAACGATAATGCCTGCAATCACCATGCCAAAGATGAGCGACACAATGGAAGAAGGAAAAGTCATTAAGTGGTTAAAGCATGAAGGCGACCGTATTAGTGAAGGTGATGTTATTGCCGAAATCGAAACTGACAAGGCAAACGTTGAAATGGAGGCATTTCAATCAGGAATTTTAAAAAAGATCCTTGTGCCTGAAGGAGAAACAGCCCCTGTGGGAGCAGCAATCGCCGAATTGGAAGCTGTTGAGACAGTCCCCCAGTTCGAAGTTCCACAGCAGCCTGAGGTTGTTAGTGAACAACCGCCTAAAACAGCTGAACCCACAATTGAAATTGCCCCGCCATACATTGGAGAAGGGTACAAGCCTTTAGCTGAGGTTGCCGAGGAAAAGCATGTTCTCGCATCGCCGTTGGCACGGCGCATGGCAGCAGAGTTGGGTATTGATTTGTCGAAAGTCAAGGGAACTGGCCCAAATGGTCGGATAACCGA
This window harbors:
- the wrbA gene encoding NAD(P)H:quinone oxidoreductase is translated as MMEILVLFDSKGGNVYELAKAIAEGIEQVEDVKARMRWVKETTPMEVIRANEIWSKFYDFKSNEITQATLDDLVETEGLALGCPTRFGNVSPAMGNFLESTGPLWSKGVLVGKVAGVFTSTSTMHGGNEATLITMMVPLMHLGYIIVPMGYVEPNVASTDRGGTPYGPSSVSGLGEPTPTEKELSIARAFGRRLAETTKKLRS
- a CDS encoding class II fructose-bisphosphate aldolase, coding for MTLVTSKEIVTKALAGHYAVGAFNAVNMETAQAIIGAGVAENSPLIMQVTQTTLNYTDPEELAALMKVLIDRVNIPVALHLDHGRTFEIVMKFLRLGFTSVMIDGSLQPDGKTPRTYEENVEVTRKVVEAAHAIGVTVEGELGTLGQIGEEITDISGALTDPNQAARFVEDTGVDMLAVSIGTTHGLYRGTPFIDVERVKAISDKVGIPLVMHGGSFTPDEDVRAAIRFGIAKVNIDTNIRVAFFEAVRDCIVKIEAEHEEADRAGVPRKYDIRKILQPARTAMQAVIEDRIRVFGSSGKAE
- a CDS encoding SMC family ATPase, with the translated sequence MIPLRLELRNFMSYGENVTPLVLRGIHIACLSGDNGNGKSALLDAITWALWGEARASDDELIRLGSDEMRVVFDFQLGDDVYRVIRGRSKKSSSGVWELYIADNSQIEEKTTGLQSHASQPSPTWRPLTGQGLRETGRQIKRILRMDYRTFINSAYIQQGRADEFTKQTVSDRKKILADILDLGRYDALEQKAKDRRNQADQQVQE
- a CDS encoding pyruvate dehydrogenase complex E1 component subunit beta is translated as MAQTITYREALNQALREEMRRDSNILVLGEDVAAYGGAFKVTEGLLQEFGPERVIDTPISEEAIAGTGIGAAMVGLRPVVEMMTINFTTLAMDQIVNHAVKLRYMSGGQIKIPLVIRAAQAAGLQLGAQHSQNLESWYAHVPGLKVVAPSVPADAKGLLKSAIRDGNPVMFIEHEALYNAKGNVPDGEYLTPLAKAEVKRQGKDVTIISYLRTLILAMKAAEHLADLGIDAEVVDVRTLRPLDTETIVGSVRKTHRAVIVEEDWKSVGMGAEISARILEGAFDYLDAPVMRVALAEVPMPYSKPLEQLAVPSQDDIVMAVRQIMGKA
- a CDS encoding exonuclease SbcCD subunit D; its protein translation is MSKIKIMHFGDVHLGIENYGKIDPETGLNSRLTDFSRSLNAAIDKALEAGVNLALFAGDAYKSRDPNQTHQREFASCIRRLTDAGLPIVMLTGNHDLPNSRARANAIEIYRTIGVKNVHVLSKPEILLVETTAGPIQIAAMPYLLRSNVLSREETRNLSIEETTDLMVRKYTDYIAYLARQLNPSIPSVLLGHFWIKNSKVSSQSSYLNVAEPELLVSAVANPAFDYVAMGHIHKHQDLNKRGHPPVVYCGSIERIDFSEKDEEKGIVIVEVEKGSASYEFVSVPARRFVEIEVDADVDNPTQRILDEISSKRIDDAVVKLIYHISANKLPFVRDSDIQRALSPAFYVLPITKRIIRDKETIRNKLLTESLDPLRALEMYFETREDYRKRKAELMDYARPLIQELIAEESIT
- the pdhA gene encoding pyruvate dehydrogenase (acetyl-transferring) E1 component subunit alpha, which codes for MAISEKRAILTKNELISMYKEMLLIRTFEEKAAEMYTRGKIGGFLHLYSGQEAVAVGFISALRPDDYVIGAYREHGQCIAKGTDPKYVMAELFGKVTGISKGKGGSMHLFDIEKGFLGGHGIVGGGMPLAVGVGLAIKYKKEDKVCICFFGDGAVNEGAFHEAMNMVALWKLPVIYVLENNLYGMGTPIYRASSIPDLIRRASCYDIEREQVDGMDVLAVRDTAERSIRLAREHSEPRFIEAITYRYRGHSVADPGQYRTKEEVEEWRKRDPIVRMEKYLKDNLFITDDDLIAIRDEVNAKVQEAVDFAESSPFPPPDALYEDVYA